A section of the Arabiibacter massiliensis genome encodes:
- a CDS encoding helix-turn-helix domain-containing protein produces the protein MATEEDYRSILIPTQPFRRLRIADYKDQGRKKKLFKGEYIRTSAKTIDDLYYYYIDEGQIVATFEQESGEPAPLYWRNAGNAFSAEYNDYASIGRYKARFIAAKNTVLFAFTQRQLYELMREDAELFYEFVNVCHMSFAQMGHRISNTGYQSSTKRMTMWLQKLCATQAPLADGTFDIPCNLTLQQLSELLSIHITTCTKLVAALEAEGVIERTRTHIRILDMPKLVHYSAEDSSIAY, from the coding sequence ATGGCGACCGAAGAGGACTACCGTTCCATCCTGATACCCACGCAGCCGTTCCGGCGGCTGAGGATAGCCGACTACAAGGACCAAGGCCGCAAGAAGAAGCTGTTCAAAGGCGAGTACATCCGCACCAGCGCGAAAACCATCGACGACTTGTACTATTACTACATCGACGAGGGGCAGATCGTGGCCACGTTCGAGCAGGAATCGGGCGAACCCGCGCCGCTGTACTGGCGCAACGCCGGCAACGCATTCTCCGCCGAGTACAACGACTACGCGTCGATCGGGCGGTACAAGGCGCGGTTCATCGCCGCGAAGAACACCGTGCTGTTCGCGTTCACGCAGCGCCAGCTCTACGAGCTCATGCGCGAGGACGCCGAGCTGTTCTACGAGTTCGTGAACGTGTGCCATATGTCGTTCGCCCAGATGGGGCACCGGATCAGCAACACCGGCTACCAGTCGTCCACCAAGCGCATGACCATGTGGCTGCAGAAGCTCTGCGCCACGCAGGCGCCGCTTGCCGACGGCACCTTCGACATCCCCTGCAACCTCACGCTGCAACAGCTCTCCGAGCTGCTGTCCATCCACATCACCACCTGCACGAAGCTGGTGGCCGCGCTCGAGGCCGAGGGCGTCATCGAGCGCACGCGCACGCACATCCGCATCCTCGATATGCCGAAGCTCGTGCACTACAGCGCCGAGGACAGCTCGATCGCGTACTGA
- a CDS encoding DHA2 family efflux MFS transporter permease subunit encodes MDEERQKQGRAAVYSLFAVVVLASASGNLSQTAVNAMLGDIMGEFGLAVDLGQWLTTSYMLVLGVTVPVATFLSRRFSVRQHVFIALAFFLAGALADLFAPNFGVLLAGRVLQAVSTGMLMPLMQTIAMTRFPRGRQATAMGIAGIAMGFAPNIGPTIGGAMSFAFGWRSFFIVLVAALVMLAVAAAALIRPSAAPDKDARLDVASLALSTLGFGGLLLAFSDASSFSLDSPFIWTPLVLGAFFLVLFVRRQNRVDDPLISMRIFDSRQYRAGFIAQNLLNASFMGVTLIVPLYVEGLCGGTALDAGVVLLPGTVCALLLNPLAGVLTDKVGVRPVALVSGAFLAAGAVLMSFLDADTPLWLVTLCQAVRAVGVSGLVGPLTSWSLAQLPRPHVADGSSFCIATRQACASLGTSAMVFIIATVGASAAGLANPALAYQLAFGFSAVMAVATLGFIVAKVR; translated from the coding sequence GTGGACGAGGAGCGGCAGAAGCAGGGGAGGGCGGCGGTGTACAGCCTGTTCGCCGTCGTGGTGCTGGCCTCCGCGTCGGGCAACCTCTCGCAGACGGCGGTCAACGCCATGCTCGGCGACATCATGGGCGAGTTCGGCCTGGCCGTCGACCTCGGCCAATGGCTCACTACCAGCTATATGCTCGTGCTGGGCGTCACCGTGCCGGTGGCTACGTTCCTCTCGCGGCGCTTCTCGGTGCGCCAGCACGTGTTCATCGCGCTCGCGTTCTTCCTGGCCGGCGCGCTGGCCGACCTCTTCGCGCCCAATTTCGGCGTGCTCTTGGCGGGGCGCGTGCTGCAGGCGGTGTCCACCGGCATGCTCATGCCGCTCATGCAGACCATCGCCATGACGCGCTTCCCCCGCGGCCGCCAGGCCACGGCCATGGGCATCGCGGGCATCGCGATGGGTTTCGCGCCCAACATCGGGCCCACCATCGGCGGGGCCATGAGCTTCGCCTTCGGGTGGCGCAGCTTCTTCATCGTGCTCGTGGCGGCGCTCGTCATGCTCGCGGTGGCCGCAGCGGCGCTCATCAGGCCCTCGGCCGCGCCCGACAAAGACGCGCGCCTCGACGTGGCGTCGCTCGCGCTCTCCACGCTCGGGTTCGGCGGCCTTCTGCTCGCGTTCTCCGACGCCAGCAGCTTCTCTCTCGACAGCCCCTTCATCTGGACGCCGCTTGTTCTGGGGGCGTTCTTCCTCGTGCTGTTCGTGCGCCGGCAGAACCGCGTGGACGACCCGCTCATCAGCATGCGCATCTTCGACTCGCGCCAGTACCGCGCCGGATTCATCGCGCAGAACCTGCTCAACGCCTCGTTCATGGGCGTCACGCTCATCGTGCCGCTGTATGTGGAAGGGCTCTGCGGCGGCACGGCGCTCGACGCGGGCGTAGTGCTGCTGCCCGGCACCGTGTGCGCGCTTTTGCTCAACCCGCTGGCGGGCGTGCTCACCGACAAGGTGGGCGTGCGTCCGGTCGCGCTCGTGTCGGGCGCGTTTCTGGCGGCAGGGGCGGTGCTCATGTCGTTCCTCGACGCGGACACGCCGCTTTGGCTGGTCACGCTCTGCCAGGCGGTGCGCGCCGTGGGCGTGTCGGGCCTGGTGGGGCCGCTCACGTCGTGGAGCCTCGCGCAGCTGCCGCGCCCGCACGTGGCCGACGGCTCGTCGTTCTGCATCGCGACGCGCCAGGCGTGCGCGTCGCTGGGGACGTCGGCCATGGTGTTCATCATCGCCACAGTGGGCGCGTCGGCGGCGGGGCTGGCGAACCCGGCGCTCGCCTACCAGCTGGCCTTCGGCTTCTCGGCCGTCATGGCCGTGGCCACCCTCGGCTTCATCGTCGCGAAGGTGCGCTAG
- a CDS encoding DUF1648 domain-containing protein, producing the protein MDALKTDLNGEGAKPQPVRYGRIAVLAALAVLPLVVTAAAQPLLPDTVPVHFDVDGPDRWGSKAELFVGAGIIAVLELAVALLFAVLERQRAAGREDWIVSGSFNGRMSFPVVAGAFAVLDLFQAASVAMCFGEAGLAVPVDPGKLYVYALLGIVLLAMLAPALYMLVTGKGLSLVNFHPGSSELERKMGADTQQARAIGGLLLFLAAFVAVEFLLVVK; encoded by the coding sequence ATGGACGCTCTGAAAACCGATCTGAACGGCGAAGGTGCCAAGCCGCAGCCCGTTCGCTACGGCCGCATCGCGGTGCTCGCCGCGCTCGCCGTGCTCCCGCTCGTGGTGACCGCCGCCGCACAGCCCCTGCTCCCCGACACAGTGCCGGTGCACTTCGACGTGGACGGCCCCGATCGCTGGGGATCGAAGGCCGAGCTGTTCGTGGGCGCGGGCATAATCGCCGTCCTCGAGCTCGCGGTGGCCCTCCTGTTCGCCGTCCTCGAGCGGCAGCGGGCGGCCGGGCGCGAGGACTGGATCGTGTCGGGCAGCTTCAACGGCCGCATGTCGTTTCCCGTGGTGGCGGGCGCGTTCGCCGTGCTCGACCTGTTCCAGGCGGCGAGCGTGGCCATGTGCTTCGGCGAGGCCGGACTCGCCGTGCCCGTCGATCCGGGGAAGCTGTACGTGTACGCGCTCCTCGGGATAGTCCTCCTCGCCATGTTGGCGCCGGCGCTCTACATGCTCGTCACCGGCAAGGGCCTCTCGCTTGTGAACTTCCATCCCGGCTCGAGCGAGCTGGAGCGGAAGATGGGTGCCGACACGCAGCAGGCGCGCGCCATCGGCGGCCTGCTGCTGTTCCTCGCAGCGTTCGTCGCCGTGGAGTTTTTGCTGGTGGTCAAATGA
- the pth gene encoding aminoacyl-tRNA hydrolase, with protein MYLIVGLGNPGEEYAHTRHNAGFDTVDAIAGEVGARYWKTECGSLTAKGVYRDCDLVLAKPQSYMNTSGGPVKQLMNAYGVDAEHLIVVHDELDIDPGTVRVKFGGGHAGHNGLRSICDKLGTRDWFRVRIGIGRPPGRMNVADYVLSLPRKEAAEDFAYAVDRGAQAALSLVQVGLEKTQQAFN; from the coding sequence ATGTACCTGATCGTGGGCCTGGGGAATCCGGGCGAGGAATACGCGCACACGCGCCACAACGCCGGATTCGACACGGTGGACGCTATAGCGGGCGAGGTGGGCGCGCGCTACTGGAAGACGGAGTGCGGCTCGCTCACGGCCAAGGGCGTCTACCGCGACTGCGACCTGGTGCTGGCCAAGCCGCAGAGCTACATGAACACGTCGGGCGGCCCGGTGAAGCAGCTCATGAACGCGTACGGCGTGGACGCGGAGCACCTCATCGTCGTGCATGACGAGCTGGACATCGACCCCGGCACCGTGCGCGTGAAGTTCGGCGGCGGGCACGCGGGGCACAACGGCCTGCGCTCCATCTGCGACAAGCTGGGCACGCGCGACTGGTTCCGCGTGCGCATCGGCATAGGACGGCCGCCCGGACGCATGAACGTGGCCGACTACGTGCTGTCGCTTCCGCGCAAGGAGGCCGCCGAGGACTTCGCCTACGCCGTGGACCGTGGCGCGCAAGCGGCGCTCTCGCTCGTGCAGGTGGGGCTCGAGAAGACCCAGCAGGCGTTCAACTAG